A stretch of the Porites lutea chromosome 12, jaPorLute2.1, whole genome shotgun sequence genome encodes the following:
- the LOC140921873 gene encoding zinc finger MYM-type protein 1-like yields MRRNANLTLETLRSCRNEESFKSVWKLCECVCNKVRSWINDTDFSFRDARVPRRQTSTRLQALVGENPSHNAQSKPEDFHRVNTYFTSLDKVLAEIEARFGGNDQDVLCALGDITLSDSPAIRSFNLVSSYYSLDRDLLQADQRLFCQFKKAHLEPKSLKTAADVIETLHANRLFEMVPEFSKVVSILAVIPATSCSAERSFSGLRRLKTYLRSTMGQSRLNSLAIISIERAYGNRVIVDSIDKIIDTFGQRHGRRSYFF; encoded by the exons ATGAG GCGCAATGCCAATTTGACCCTGGAAACATTACGAAGTTGTAGAAATGAAGAGAGTTTTAAGTCTGTGTGGAAGCTGTGTGAATGTGTCTGTAACAAGGTCAGATCGTGGATTAATGACACTGACTTTTCATTTCGAGATGCTCGTGTGCCACGGCGACAAACATCGACCCGCTTACAAGCACTAGTTGGGGAAAACCCAAGCCACAATGCACAATCCAAGCCTGAAGATTTCCATCGTGTCAACACCTACTTCACCTCTCTGGATAAGGTTCTTGCAGAAATAGAGGCTCGGTTTGGCGGAAACGATCAGGACGTACTCTGCGCGCTTGGTGATATCACCCTAAGTGATTCTCCAGCCATTCGTAGCTTCAACTTGGTTTCCAGCTACTACAGCCTTGACAGAGATTTACTCCAGGCAGACCAACGCCTCTTCTGTCAATTTAAGAAAGCTCACCTGGAGCCGAAATCATTAAAAACAGCGGCAGACGTCATTGAAACCCTACATGCAAACCGCCTGTTTGAAATGGTCCCAGAATTCTCGAAGGTGGTGTCTATTCTGGCCGTAATTCCAGCAACATCATGTTCAGCGGAACGCTCCTTCAGCGGACTTCGGAGACTGAAGACATATCTTCGCAGCACGATGGGGCAGAGTAGACTGAATAGCCTCGCTATCATTAGTATTGAGCGCGCCTATGGCAATAGGGTCATAGTAGATAGTATTGACAAAATAATTGACACTTTTGGACAACGCCATGGAAGGAGAAGCTACTTTTTTTAA
- the LOC140921875 gene encoding LOW QUALITY PROTEIN: uncharacterized protein (The sequence of the model RefSeq protein was modified relative to this genomic sequence to represent the inferred CDS: inserted 1 base in 1 codon; substituted 2 bases at 2 genomic stop codons) gives MAVFQPSGKHVLRSMKPCDLTSCSKSEIKAYFENSFDLYETLFKALKDESAFYKCPDRLRLPLIFYFGHTAAVYVNKLVLGGLLKERINFEYETLFETGVDEMSWDDTENYRMGGSFVWPTVAKVAEYRKKVRKAILDVIDNTPLELPVTQESKWWAIFMGFEHETIHFETSSVLIRQMPLELVRRPLGWKDGPITAGDPVSSNPLIEIAEQSVSLGKPENFPSYGWDNEYGQWNVKVPSFKASKYLITNREYLEFVNSGEYENSKYWTKEGWRWKQFRQIHHPSFWVCSNQCKSGCGSDLATYSHCNLRLTDVNHNPLLGNGALNGVSNGSINGDHHDGFANGVLNGHGNGTVNGAMNGTCVNGSPNGHVVNGDHDELECPYRYRAMFEVIGMPMDWPVEVNYHEAKAYCTWKGAEFRLPTEAEHHVIRGSQESPLVGTSCDIIYXDKIEANINMAYGSSTPVNMYPPTQAGFCDVFGNVWEWVEDHVNGFCGFKSHMLYDDFSTPFFDGKHNMIMGGSWVSTGVEASRFTRFWFRRHFFQHLGFRLAQSVSNSPPVRLVGTPVFVLGVGVEENPISLPGIDNSEVYVSTSNIQYHDDAEDFLYSEVLSNYGDLLGVESDAGCCEQLAEICKEAIHKHNGCPAKKALDIMCSVGRFSYELSKSLNKVIAIDHSGRLLDAAMKIQQGKSLEIKGARDLPFVNIPLDEIKANVDRVQFXQFTWLPNEIGVYDLIVMLSLQRLSNRKAWLVRLWEIMNSGGILIIKINVSWDLESLRAVMGAKFELLETRLVSSXREGLRKSDMCHSSVTIWRLMH, from the exons ATGGCAGTATTTCAGCCAAGTGGGAAACATGTCCTACGATCAATGAAGCCTTGTGATTTGACATCTTGCTCAAAAAG TGAAATCAAGGCATATTTTGAAAATAGCTTCGACCTTTACGAAACGTTATTCAAGGCTTTAAAAG ATGAGTCAGCATTTTATAAATGCCCTGATCGACTACGTCTTCCTTTGATATTCTACTTTGGTCACACAGCAGCTGTGTATGTTAATAAGCTTGTTCTTGGTGGCCTCTTAAAG GAGAGGATTAATTTTGAGTATGAGACCTTGTTTGAGACAGGTGTTGATGAGATGTCATGGGATGACACT GAGAATTATAGAATGGGAGGAAGTTTTGTATGGCCAACTGTTGCTAAAGTTGCAGAGTACCGCAAGAAGGTGCGCAAAGCCATCTTGGATGTTATAGATAACACTCCACTGGAGCTGCCTGTAACTCAGGAGAGCAAATGG TGGGCCATTTTCATGGGATTTGAACATGAAAC gaTCCATTTTGAAACATCCTCCGTTCTGATTCGTCAGATGCCACTAGAGCTTGTCAGGAGACCTCTTGGCTGGAAAGATGGACCAATAACTGCAG GAGATCCGGTTTCATCCAACCCACTGATTGAAATAGCCGAGCAGTCTGTGAGCCTGGGCAAGCCAGAAAACTTTCCGTCTTATGGGTGGGACAACGAATATGGGCAGTGGAACGTCAA GGTTCCTTCATTCAAGGCTTCAAAGTACTTGATTACTAACCGCGAGTACTTGGAGTTTGTGAACAGCGGAGAGTATGAAAATTCCAAGTATTGGACTAAAGAAG GTTGGCGGTGGAAACAGTTCCGTCAGATTCACCATCCAAGTTTTTGGGTCTGCAGCAATCAATGCAAATCCGGCTGCGGCTCGGACTTGGCAACTTACTCCCATTGCAACCTGAGATTGACAGATGTCAATCATAATCCGTTGCTGGGAAACGGAGCTCTAAATGGAGTTTCAAATGGCTCCATAAACGGCGACCATCATGATGGGTTTGCCAATGGTGTCCTGAATGGACATGGAAATGGAACAGTCAATGGCGCCATGAATGGGACTTGTGTGAATGGTTCGCCTAATGGTCATGTCGTGAACGGTGACCACGATGAGTTGGAATGTCCCTACAG GTACCGTGCGATGTTTGAAGTAATAGGCATGCCTATGGATTGGCCTGTTGAAGTGAACTATCACGAGGCCAAAGCTTACTGTACCTGGAAGGGCGCAGAATTCCGTCTGCCTACAGAGGCCGAACATCATGTTATACGGGGATCTCAG GAATCTCCTTTAGTTGGAACCTCGTGTGATATTATCTACTAGGATAAAATAGAAGCCAACATCAACATGGCGTATGGTTCTTCAACT CCCGTTAACATGTACCCACCGACGCAGGCTGGCTTTTGTGACGTGTTTGGAAATGTGTGGGAATGGGTGGAAGATCATGTCAATGGCTTTTGTGGGTTTAAATCGCATATGCTCTATGACGACTTTTCTACGCCCTTTTTTGATGGAAAGCACAACATGATCATG GGTGGCAGCTGGGTATCTACCGGAGTCGAAGCTTCACGATTCACCCGTTTTTGGTTTCGCCGCCATTTCTTTCAGCATCTTGGTTTTCGATTGGCTCAGTCAGTTTCTAACAGTCCTCCGGTGCGTCTGGTAGGAACCCCTGTTTTTGTGCTGGGGGTTGGGGTGGAAG agAACCCTATCAGTTTGCCCGGCATCGACAACAGCGAGGTATACGTCAGCACTTCAAACATTCAGTACCATGATGATGCCGAGGATTTTCTGTACTCTGAAGTGTTGTCTAACTATGGTGACCTGCTG GGTGTTGAAAGTGACGCCGGTTGCTGTGAGCAGCTTGCAGAGATTTGCAAAGAAGCCATTCACAAACACAATGGCTGCCCCGCGAAGAAGGCCCTTGACATTATGTGCTCTGTGGGTCGATTCTCCTACGAGCTGAGCAAGAGCTTGAATAAG GTGATCGCTATCGACCACAGTGGACGTTTGCTGGACGCTGCTATGAAGATTCAGCAGGGTAAATCGCTAGAGATCAAGGGCGCTAGAGATTTACCTTTCGTGAATATTCCGCTTGACGAGATCAAGGCTAATGTTGATCGAGTGCAGTTTTAGCAG ttTACCTGGCTTCCAAATGAGATTGGTGTTTATGATTTGATCGTTATGTTAAGTCTTCAACGTCTGTCGAATCGTAAAG CATGGTTGGTGCGCCTGTGGGAAATAATGAACTCTGGAGGCATACTTATAATCAAGATCAATGTATCTTGGGACCTGGAATCTCTGCGAGCTGTTATGGGGGCTAA GTTCGAACTCTTGGAAACCCGTTTGGTCTCCA AAAGAGAGGGACTGCGCAAGTCTGATATGTGTCACTCAAGTGTCACTATCTGGCGTTTAATGCATTAA